A genome region from Arthrobacter sp. V1I9 includes the following:
- a CDS encoding energy-coupling factor transporter transmembrane protein EcfT yields MRQELNLRGNHALLTRANPLSKFAAVFLITAVLALSIDWVSASVALAFEFLLFTLAGLTLTLLWQRGWPLILAAAVGGWSTSILAADSGKTLIDVGIWTMSEGSLELGVGFMLRGLAIALPAVLLMSCTDPTDLADALAQKARLPHRFVLGTLAAMRLVGLMAEEWQTIGMARRARGVGSRGSALQRLKATLGQSFGLLVQAIRRASRLAVTMEARGFGGGKRTWARESTYSGLDAWVLSGGVLMAGAAFAAAIWAGTWNMVWLGS; encoded by the coding sequence ATGAGGCAGGAGCTGAACCTGCGCGGCAACCACGCCCTGCTGACCCGAGCGAACCCGTTAAGCAAGTTCGCCGCCGTCTTCCTGATCACGGCCGTGCTGGCGCTGTCCATCGACTGGGTGTCCGCCTCCGTGGCGCTGGCCTTTGAGTTCCTGCTGTTCACGTTGGCGGGGCTCACCCTGACGCTGCTGTGGCAGCGGGGGTGGCCGCTGATCCTCGCCGCGGCCGTCGGCGGCTGGAGCACCTCCATCCTGGCGGCGGACAGCGGAAAGACGCTGATCGACGTCGGCATCTGGACCATGAGCGAAGGCTCGCTGGAACTGGGGGTCGGGTTTATGCTTCGTGGCCTGGCAATTGCGCTCCCGGCGGTGCTGCTGATGAGCTGCACCGATCCCACTGACCTTGCCGACGCGCTGGCGCAAAAGGCGCGCCTTCCGCACCGGTTTGTGCTGGGAACCTTGGCCGCCATGCGCCTGGTGGGGCTGATGGCGGAGGAGTGGCAGACCATTGGGATGGCCCGCCGTGCCCGCGGCGTTGGTTCCCGCGGCAGTGCCCTGCAGCGGCTGAAGGCAACGCTGGGGCAGAGCTTCGGGCTCCTGGTTCAAGCCATCCGGCGTGCTTCAAGACTGGCCGTCACCATGGAGGCGCGGGGTTTCGGCGGCGGAAAGCGGACATGGGCGCGGGAATCCACGTACAGCGGATTGGACGCGTGGGTTCTTAGTGGTGGCGTGCTGATGGCGGGTGCAGCCTTTGCTGCGGCAATCTGGGCAGGCACGTGGAACATGGTGTGGCTGGGGAGCTGA